From the genome of Yersinia enterocolitica, one region includes:
- the hxsB gene encoding His-Xaa-Ser system radical SAM maturase HxsB has protein sequence MRMMPFNFERLSDGSFFISNLAGFHHFISEDEFSHLANNSMTGNQSQDEELESKLFICDDKEELFAASALSSGFAKRLMSDLAVNPIFMIVPTLRCDHTCKYCQVSRAAVGARGYDLDPTQIPHIVNAIKKLSSPPYKIEVQGGEPLLRFDLVKEIYEQCVLALGIENVEMVIATSLSLLDASVIKWVKNKNILFSVSLDGEEVIHNKNRILADNNAYLKAMGGILSIKNELGRQKVSTVTTVTKELIKNPTSIIDAHLSLGLKDLFVRPVSPYGFAHREKFAFSMDEYFEFYSSLINEIVKHNENGIPVVEHSAAIHLKRVFNPGFSGYADLKSPSGVVLNCILFNYDGRIYGSDESRMLQKVNNEVDFSAGDFGSPSFSKSDYYRNTLASSFNFALPGCDTCAYQPFCGADPCQNISVQGEPVGDRSRSIFCQYHKGMFRFLMDTLAENGAAARLLKRWAYV, from the coding sequence ATGAGAATGATGCCATTTAACTTTGAAAGGCTAAGTGACGGCTCATTTTTCATCAGCAATCTGGCTGGCTTCCATCATTTTATCTCAGAAGATGAATTCTCTCATTTAGCCAATAATTCCATGACAGGGAACCAGAGTCAGGATGAGGAATTAGAGAGCAAACTTTTCATATGTGATGATAAAGAAGAACTTTTTGCCGCATCAGCGCTGAGCTCAGGTTTTGCTAAACGTCTCATGAGTGATCTGGCAGTAAATCCAATTTTTATGATTGTTCCCACCTTAAGATGCGACCATACCTGTAAGTATTGCCAAGTTAGTCGGGCTGCAGTCGGAGCAAGGGGATATGATTTGGATCCTACTCAGATTCCCCACATAGTAAATGCCATTAAAAAACTATCTTCACCTCCGTACAAGATAGAAGTCCAAGGGGGTGAACCCTTATTGCGTTTTGACCTCGTTAAAGAGATTTATGAGCAGTGTGTTCTGGCTTTAGGGATAGAAAATGTAGAAATGGTTATTGCAACCAGCTTGTCTTTGCTGGATGCATCTGTGATTAAATGGGTGAAAAACAAAAATATATTATTCTCGGTCTCATTAGATGGAGAGGAAGTCATTCATAATAAGAATAGAATTCTTGCTGATAATAACGCTTACTTGAAAGCGATGGGTGGGATTCTATCTATCAAGAATGAGTTAGGACGCCAAAAAGTTTCAACTGTGACTACCGTCACAAAAGAGCTTATTAAAAATCCGACCTCTATCATCGATGCTCATTTGTCTCTTGGACTCAAAGATCTGTTTGTCAGGCCAGTAAGCCCATATGGTTTCGCTCATAGAGAAAAATTTGCGTTTTCAATGGATGAGTATTTCGAATTTTATTCTTCCTTAATTAATGAAATCGTCAAACATAATGAAAATGGAATTCCAGTTGTTGAACATTCAGCTGCTATCCATTTAAAACGCGTCTTTAATCCAGGGTTTAGTGGTTATGCAGATTTAAAATCACCCAGTGGGGTTGTCCTTAATTGTATTCTGTTTAACTACGATGGACGAATATATGGCAGCGACGAAAGTCGTATGCTGCAAAAAGTTAATAATGAGGTTGATTTCAGCGCGGGTGATTTTGGAAGTCCGTCATTTTCAAAAAGTGACTACTATCGCAATACCTTAGCTTCATCATTTAATTTCGCATTACCTGGATGTGATACTTGTGCTTACCAACCTTTCTGTGGCGCTGATCCTTGCCAGAACATCAGTGTTCAGGGCGAACCAGTGGGGGATAGAAGTCGCTCTATATTTTGTCAGTACCATAAAGGGATGTTTCGTTTTCTGATGGATACCCTTGCTGAGAATGGGGCTGCAGCTAGGTTATTAAAAAGGTGGGCTTATGTCTGA
- the hxsD gene encoding His-Xaa-Ser system protein HxsD — protein sequence MWHKKIIKTDSSEWIVRNSLYWMSSFCRWKLDQNDDYWLITFDTFSDEIQFEFERLLNDYSLREKLHAQTYRIRTSIIDNVLKSIDARLTK from the coding sequence ATGTGGCATAAAAAAATAATAAAAACAGATAGTTCAGAATGGATCGTAAGAAACAGCCTTTACTGGATGTCATCCTTTTGTCGCTGGAAGCTCGATCAAAATGATGATTATTGGTTGATAACTTTCGATACTTTTAGCGATGAGATTCAGTTTGAGTTTGAGCGGCTATTGAATGATTACTCATTGAGAGAAAAACTTCATGCTCAGACGTATAGGATCAGAACTTCTATTATTGATAACGTATTGAAAAGTATAGATGCGAGACTAACAAAATGA
- a CDS encoding DNA-binding protein: MSQLSREMKMLAKQAGGSHKTVHDRIRIMDRFSRHLLALNIQVRDVKHLKAKHVESYIADRVSQGIAIRSLHNEMAALRTVFRLAGRDKMVISERLTNKALGLGGASRAGSKFAIPEQVYQAALHTAQQQDKGLACALQLARLLGLRSQEAVQCANSLKTWQKQLKHNHSKLTVVFGTKGGRSRETRVLDREAVKLAVKEAQRVAETRGGKLIDKPDLKTAMNFWRSHTTRLGLTGHYSPHSLRYAWAQEAISYYLTAGFTRIEARALTSMDLGHGDGRGRYVERVYTRKEA, from the coding sequence ATGAGTCAGTTAAGCCGTGAGATGAAAATGCTGGCAAAACAAGCAGGCGGCAGCCATAAAACCGTTCATGACCGTATTCGGATTATGGACAGGTTTAGCCGCCATTTGTTGGCCCTTAATATTCAGGTGCGTGATGTTAAACACCTAAAAGCAAAGCATGTTGAAAGTTATATTGCTGACCGTGTTTCACAGGGGATCGCTATTCGTTCCCTTCATAACGAAATGGCAGCATTGCGCACCGTTTTCCGACTCGCTGGCCGGGATAAAATGGTCATATCAGAACGCTTGACCAACAAAGCGTTGGGATTAGGGGGAGCCAGCCGCGCAGGCAGCAAATTCGCTATCCCCGAGCAAGTCTATCAAGCCGCCTTGCACACCGCCCAACAGCAAGACAAAGGATTGGCCTGCGCCCTGCAACTGGCCCGCTTGCTGGGGTTACGCTCACAAGAAGCAGTACAATGCGCCAACTCACTGAAAACGTGGCAAAAGCAGCTTAAACATAACCATTCTAAATTAACCGTGGTGTTTGGCACCAAAGGAGGCCGTTCACGCGAAACCCGAGTTCTGGATCGTGAAGCAGTCAAACTGGCCGTCAAAGAAGCACAACGGGTTGCAGAAACACGCGGCGGCAAACTGATTGATAAGCCTGACCTAAAAACCGCCATGAATTTCTGGCGCTCCCATACCACCCGCCTGGGGCTGACCGGGCATTACTCCCCCCACAGTCTCCGCTATGCCTGGGCGCAAGAGGCTATCAGTTATTACCTCACCGCTGGGTTTACCCGCATTGAAGCCAGAGCATTAACCTCAATGGATCTGGGCCATGGTGATGGCCGTGGCCGCTATGTTGAACGCGTTTATACCCGCAAGGAGGCGTAA
- a CDS encoding AlpA family transcriptional regulator, which produces MPDIKLIRLPHVIQKTGLKKSWIYFLMKQGDFPQSVKLGSRSVAWVENEINSWIRERINQREEGRE; this is translated from the coding sequence ATGCCTGATATTAAATTGATTCGCTTACCCCACGTAATACAGAAAACCGGCCTTAAAAAATCATGGATATATTTCCTGATGAAGCAAGGTGACTTCCCTCAGTCAGTGAAGCTTGGCTCTCGTTCTGTCGCGTGGGTAGAAAATGAAATCAATAGCTGGATTCGTGAAAGAATCAATCAACGCGAGGAGGGTCGGGAATAA
- a CDS encoding DNA primase: MSKFISDITHQSRHRWPSILTALDIPVLPGGKHGPCPLCGGKDRFRFDDKKGRGTWFCNYCGHGDGLDLVTLVRQCDLIQAAREISCLTDLTPTAPAKERTEPPSHADITQKVAALLATCTQGTSDYLLHKGLAQRGFLMPANSAKNIGGVHFNVGSMVLPLVDLSGNTTGALLINRRGEKRLLPGSRIKSSFIPITNHALSQTIIITEGFATGLVISRFVAVTVVAAISANNLTHVAVALRERYPNAQIILAADNDVTDSDHNPGKQQAEHAALAVNGLVTLPPTGDKADWDDYRQQVGTDTARIEFFRQLYNPKEWI, translated from the coding sequence ATGAGTAAATTCATTTCTGATATTACCCACCAATCGCGCCATCGCTGGCCGTCTATTCTTACCGCACTGGACATCCCTGTTCTTCCCGGCGGAAAACACGGCCCTTGCCCGCTCTGCGGAGGTAAAGACCGTTTCCGTTTTGATGATAAAAAAGGACGAGGGACGTGGTTCTGCAACTATTGCGGCCATGGCGATGGTCTGGATCTGGTCACTCTGGTACGGCAATGTGATTTAATTCAGGCCGCCAGAGAAATTTCCTGCTTAACCGACTTAACCCCAACAGCACCCGCCAAAGAAAGAACTGAACCGCCCTCTCACGCCGACATCACACAAAAAGTTGCCGCCCTGCTGGCGACCTGTACGCAGGGAACCAGTGATTACCTGTTGCATAAGGGCCTTGCGCAGCGGGGATTTTTAATGCCCGCCAACAGCGCTAAAAATATTGGCGGGGTGCATTTTAATGTTGGCAGCATGGTGCTGCCACTGGTGGACCTGAGTGGCAACACTACCGGTGCGCTGTTAATCAATCGCCGGGGAGAAAAGCGCTTACTGCCCGGCTCAAGGATTAAATCTTCATTTATCCCCATCACCAATCATGCCCTGTCACAAACAATCATCATTACTGAAGGTTTTGCCACCGGTCTGGTCATATCACGATTTGTCGCCGTCACGGTGGTGGCCGCCATCTCGGCCAATAATCTGACCCATGTTGCCGTAGCACTGCGAGAACGTTATCCCAATGCGCAGATTATTCTCGCGGCAGATAATGACGTAACCGACTCAGACCACAATCCCGGCAAACAACAGGCGGAACACGCCGCACTCGCGGTCAATGGGCTGGTGACCCTGCCCCCCACCGGCGATAAGGCTGACTGGGATGATTATCGCCAACAGGTCGGAACGGACACCGCCCGTATCGAGTTTTTCCGCCAACTCTACAATCCCAAGGAATGGATATGA
- a CDS encoding transcriptional regulator, producing the protein MKMPLTLIDNEPVQFATNLPLRKGSDGYNTPQDYNIKGHLPSNTLASIYGPSGSYKSFLAVSWACHIATGKPWASRRVTQGSVVYIVGEGGIGVPRRIRAWEMEFNGGTPIESLYRIDCPVFPASPESVEQVIKAAQDVTEQTGSPVRLIVLDTLARCFGGSDENAAKDMGAFIQGCDFIKAETGATVLVIHHSGKDLDKGARGSSAFRAALDVEFNVRREGDGGALVLSCTKMKDSEEPATRAYDLSPLNLYIDNDGEEVNSLVLCDKGREIFDEGSPYEAELAGIQRLTANHIALWQSIRSRTASGEACTKSLVRDDMRGMGFDVAKKFTRWLDKLEIDGLIHIDGENICPNSLSNTASN; encoded by the coding sequence ATGAAAATGCCGCTCACTTTGATTGACAATGAACCGGTGCAATTCGCCACCAACCTGCCGTTGCGCAAAGGTTCAGACGGTTATAACACCCCGCAGGATTACAATATCAAGGGCCATTTGCCGAGCAATACGCTAGCCAGTATTTATGGCCCCAGCGGCTCATATAAATCCTTTCTGGCTGTCTCATGGGCCTGCCATATTGCCACCGGCAAGCCGTGGGCCTCGCGTCGTGTGACCCAAGGCTCGGTGGTCTATATCGTTGGCGAAGGCGGCATTGGCGTACCACGCCGTATCCGTGCATGGGAAATGGAGTTTAACGGTGGCACACCGATTGAATCGCTATACCGCATCGACTGCCCGGTATTTCCCGCCAGCCCGGAGAGCGTCGAACAGGTGATTAAAGCCGCTCAGGACGTCACCGAACAAACCGGCTCACCGGTGCGCCTGATTGTGCTGGATACGCTGGCCCGTTGCTTTGGTGGCTCCGACGAGAACGCCGCCAAAGATATGGGCGCGTTTATTCAGGGCTGCGATTTTATCAAGGCAGAAACTGGCGCAACAGTGCTGGTTATCCATCATTCCGGCAAAGATTTGGATAAAGGCGCGCGCGGCTCCAGCGCCTTCCGCGCGGCATTGGATGTCGAATTCAATGTACGTCGTGAGGGCGACGGCGGCGCACTGGTGCTGAGTTGCACCAAAATGAAGGATTCAGAAGAGCCCGCCACACGGGCCTATGACCTCTCGCCGCTCAATCTGTATATCGATAATGATGGCGAAGAAGTTAACTCATTGGTGCTATGTGATAAAGGGCGTGAAATCTTCGATGAAGGCTCACCCTATGAGGCCGAACTGGCGGGTATTCAGCGCCTGACGGCCAATCATATCGCGCTGTGGCAATCTATCCGCTCCCGTACCGCCAGTGGCGAGGCCTGTACAAAATCGCTGGTGAGAGATGATATGCGCGGTATGGGTTTTGATGTTGCGAAGAAATTTACCCGCTGGCTCGACAAGCTGGAAATTGATGGGCTGATTCATATTGATGGCGAGAATATCTGCCCTAATTCATTAAGCAATACAGCAAGCAACTAA
- a CDS encoding DUF4102 domain-containing protein codes for MALTDAAIRNAKPRDKAYKLTDAQGLYLQIQPRGTKLWYLKFRIDGKESRIAFGGYPAVSLGQARAERDKAKALIAQGISPTNKREQEKEIIQNTHTFELVARDWHASNKKWSAQHSERVLRYFEMYLFSAIGKRNIDELKIRDLLAPLRVVEQTGKLDVAARLQQRITCVMRYAVQNGLIEYNPAQDLAGALVTRKATHRAALPLDRLPEILLRMDYYCGRPLTRMAVKLCLLVFIRSSELRFARWDEIDLERALWTLPAEREVINKVRYSHRGSKMKTPHLVPLSGQAIAILEQIKALTQDDNLVFPGDHHPNRPMSENTINNALRRMGYDTKTEICGHGFRTMACSALVESGMWSRDAVERQMSHQERNNVRAAYIHKAEHMDERRLMVQWWADYLDRCRDGYVVPYGFK; via the coding sequence ATGGCGCTGACTGATGCCGCAATTCGAAATGCCAAACCTCGCGATAAAGCTTATAAACTCACTGATGCTCAAGGACTCTACCTACAGATACAACCCCGTGGTACTAAGCTCTGGTACCTTAAATTCCGCATTGATGGAAAGGAAAGCCGTATTGCTTTTGGTGGTTATCCTGCTGTCAGCTTAGGGCAGGCTCGAGCTGAGCGTGATAAAGCGAAAGCGCTGATCGCGCAAGGGATCAGCCCGACAAATAAGCGTGAACAAGAAAAAGAAATTATACAAAATACGCATACCTTTGAATTGGTTGCCCGCGACTGGCATGCCAGCAACAAGAAATGGTCTGCACAGCATTCCGAGCGCGTTCTGCGCTACTTCGAGATGTATTTATTTTCTGCTATTGGTAAGCGAAATATCGATGAGCTAAAAATCCGTGATCTACTTGCTCCCTTAAGAGTGGTGGAACAGACGGGAAAATTAGATGTGGCCGCACGGTTGCAACAACGAATTACCTGCGTGATGCGCTACGCGGTACAGAATGGTTTAATCGAATACAACCCGGCACAAGACCTCGCAGGTGCTTTGGTTACCCGTAAGGCAACTCACCGTGCGGCGCTCCCGCTAGACCGTCTCCCTGAGATTTTACTGCGTATGGATTACTACTGTGGCAGGCCATTGACTCGCATGGCGGTAAAGCTTTGTCTGCTGGTATTTATTCGTTCAAGTGAACTGCGGTTTGCCAGATGGGATGAAATCGATTTGGAAAGAGCCTTATGGACACTACCGGCAGAGAGGGAAGTTATCAATAAGGTCAGGTATTCGCACCGGGGTTCGAAAATGAAAACCCCTCATCTGGTGCCATTATCCGGGCAAGCTATTGCCATTCTTGAGCAAATTAAGGCATTGACCCAAGATGATAATCTGGTGTTTCCAGGTGACCACCATCCCAACCGTCCTATGAGTGAAAATACCATTAATAATGCATTACGCCGTATGGGATACGACACCAAAACAGAAATTTGCGGTCATGGATTCAGAACAATGGCCTGTAGTGCTTTGGTTGAATCAGGTATGTGGTCGCGTGATGCGGTAGAACGGCAGATGAGTCATCAGGAACGCAACAATGTTCGTGCGGCCTATATCCACAAAGCCGAACATATGGATGAAAGAAGGCTGATGGTGCAATGGTGGGCGGATTATTTGGATAGGTGCCGCGATGGGTATGTGGTGCCTTATGGATTTAAATAA
- a CDS encoding lipopolysaccharide ABC transporter permease LptG (with LptABCF is involved in the transport of lipopolysaccharides), whose product MFGVLDRYIGRTILNTILMTLFMLVSLSGIIKFVDQLRKVGQGDYSAVSAGMYTLLSIPKDIEIFFPMAALLGALLGLGSLATRSELVVMQASGFTRMQIAASVMKTAIPLVLLTMAIGEWVAPQGEQMARNFRAQQMYGGSLLSTQSGLWAKDGSDFIYIQRVSGDNELTGVNIYHFDKQDRLLSVRYAATATYDDNIWRLSQVDESDLTNPKQVTGSQTLTGEWKTNLTPEKLGVVAMNPDSLSIRGLYDYSKYLRQSGQESSRYELNMWGKIFAPFSVAVMMLMALSFIFGPLRSVPMGVRVVTGIFFGFVFYVLDQIFGPLSLVYSIPPVIGALLPSILFLLISVYLLLKRR is encoded by the coding sequence ATGTTTGGTGTATTAGACCGTTATATCGGACGGACTATCCTCAATACCATTTTGATGACGTTATTCATGCTGGTATCGCTCTCTGGCATCATCAAGTTTGTCGATCAGCTACGTAAAGTTGGGCAGGGTGACTACTCAGCAGTTTCCGCTGGCATGTACACTCTACTGAGTATCCCTAAGGATATTGAGATCTTTTTCCCGATGGCGGCGCTATTAGGCGCATTGCTGGGTCTTGGGTCATTAGCGACTCGCAGTGAACTGGTGGTGATGCAGGCATCAGGTTTTACCCGCATGCAAATTGCCGCGTCGGTGATGAAAACCGCGATTCCGCTGGTATTGTTGACAATGGCGATCGGCGAGTGGGTTGCGCCTCAAGGTGAGCAGATGGCGCGTAATTTCCGCGCTCAGCAGATGTATGGTGGTTCACTCTTATCAACGCAATCGGGTCTGTGGGCGAAAGACGGTTCTGACTTTATCTATATCCAGCGGGTATCGGGTGACAATGAACTGACCGGGGTTAACATTTACCATTTTGATAAACAAGATCGCCTGCTTTCAGTGCGTTACGCCGCAACAGCCACTTATGACGACAATATTTGGCGTTTATCGCAGGTTGATGAATCTGATCTTACCAATCCTAAGCAAGTGACTGGCTCTCAGACCTTGACTGGCGAGTGGAAGACCAATCTGACCCCAGAGAAACTGGGGGTGGTTGCGATGAATCCCGACTCGCTCTCCATTCGTGGTTTATACGATTACAGTAAGTACCTGCGGCAAAGTGGGCAGGAATCGAGCCGTTACGAGTTGAACATGTGGGGCAAGATATTCGCACCATTCTCAGTCGCGGTAATGATGCTAATGGCGTTGTCATTTATTTTTGGCCCATTACGTAGTGTACCGATGGGTGTTCGGGTGGTCACCGGTATCTTCTTCGGCTTTGTTTTCTACGTACTGGATCAGATTTTTGGTCCACTTAGTTTGGTTTACAGCATTCCACCGGTCATCGGTGCGCTGTTACCGAGTATACTTTTCCTCCTAATCAGTGTTTATTTGCTGCTAAAACGGCGTTGA
- a CDS encoding lipopolysaccharide ABC transporter permease LptF (with LptBGC is involved in lipopolysaccharide export) has translation MIIIRYLVRETLKSQIAILFILLLIFFSQKLVRILGAAVDGEIPTNLVLSLLGLGVPEMAQLILPLSLFLGLLMTLGKLYTESEITVMHACGMGKKSLIMAALILALVTSALAAVNTIWLGPWSSKHQDEVLNDARANPSLAALAGGQFKSSTDGNSALFIGNVTGKEFNRVFLAQLRPNGNQRPSVVVADSGHMTERPDGSQVVILNKGTRYEGTALLRDFRITDFVDYQAIIGHQEVQQNNNVAEQMTMKQLWRANEPDARAEFHWRLTLIVSVIIMALLVVPLSVVNPRQGRVLSMLPAMLLYLIFFLLQSSLRSNAGNGKLDPLVWMWTVNGAYLAVAVVLNLWDGLPARKLRARLRGAA, from the coding sequence GTGATCATCATTAGATATCTGGTACGGGAAACACTTAAGAGCCAAATTGCGATTCTGTTCATCCTGCTATTAATCTTCTTTAGTCAGAAGTTAGTACGGATATTAGGCGCTGCGGTCGATGGTGAAATACCGACAAACCTGGTTTTATCCCTTTTAGGGCTCGGTGTGCCGGAAATGGCACAACTTATCCTGCCATTGAGCTTATTCCTTGGCCTGCTGATGACGTTGGGCAAATTGTACACGGAGAGTGAAATCACCGTGATGCATGCCTGCGGCATGGGCAAAAAATCCCTCATAATGGCTGCATTGATTCTGGCGCTGGTGACTTCTGCTCTGGCGGCGGTTAATACCATCTGGCTTGGTCCGTGGTCTTCTAAACATCAAGATGAAGTATTGAACGACGCCCGCGCTAACCCAAGTTTGGCCGCTTTGGCCGGTGGGCAGTTTAAGTCTTCAACCGATGGCAATTCAGCCTTATTTATCGGTAATGTGACAGGCAAAGAGTTTAACCGTGTATTTTTGGCACAATTGCGGCCAAACGGTAACCAACGCCCCTCTGTGGTTGTAGCAGATAGCGGCCATATGACCGAACGACCAGATGGCTCACAAGTGGTTATTTTAAACAAAGGTACCCGCTATGAAGGCACCGCGTTGTTGCGCGATTTCCGCATCACTGATTTTGTTGATTACCAAGCAATAATCGGCCATCAGGAAGTGCAACAAAACAACAATGTGGCTGAACAGATGACTATGAAACAGCTATGGCGTGCAAATGAACCCGATGCCCGCGCAGAGTTTCATTGGCGTCTGACACTGATTGTATCGGTGATTATCATGGCGTTGTTGGTGGTGCCACTGAGTGTTGTCAATCCACGTCAGGGGCGAGTGCTGAGCATGTTGCCGGCAATGTTGCTGTATTTGATTTTCTTCCTGTTACAAAGCTCCCTGCGCTCTAATGCAGGTAACGGCAAGCTGGACCCACTTGTCTGGATGTGGACCGTAAACGGTGCATATCTGGCGGTTGCGGTGGTATTGAACCTGTGGGATGGCCTGCCGGCTCGTAAGTTACGTGCGCGATTGAGAGGTGCTGCCTGA
- a CDS encoding leucyl aminopeptidase, with product MEFSVKSGSPEKQRSACIVVGVFEPRRLSPIAEQLDKISDGYISALLRRGELEGKVGQTLLLHHVPNILSERILLIGCGKERELDERQYKQVIQKTINTLNDTGSMEAVCFLTELHVKGRNTYWKVRQAVETAKETLYTFDQLKSNKTEPRRPLRKMVFNVPTRRELTSGERAIQHGLAVASGIKAAKDLGNMPPNICNAAYLASQARQLADAFSTNIITRVIGEQQMKELGMHSYLAVGHGSQNESLMSVIEYKGNPNPDAKPIVLVGKGLTFDSGGISIKPAEGMDEMKYDMCGAATVYGVMRVVAELQLPLNVIGVLAGCENMPGGRAYRPGDILTTMSGQTVEVLNTDAEGRLVLCDALTYVERFDPELVIDIATLTGACVVALGHHITGLMSNHNPLAHELIGASEQAGDRAWRLPLGDEYAEQLDSNFADMANIGGRAGGAITAGCFLSRFTRKYSWAHLDIAGTAWRSGKNKGATGRPVALLSQFLLNRAGLNGDD from the coding sequence ATGGAGTTCAGTGTAAAGAGCGGCAGCCCGGAAAAACAGCGCAGTGCCTGTATTGTAGTCGGCGTTTTCGAACCTCGTCGTCTATCTCCAATTGCCGAACAACTCGACAAAATTAGTGATGGCTACATCAGCGCTTTATTGCGCCGTGGTGAACTTGAAGGCAAAGTCGGGCAGACGCTGTTACTGCACCATGTGCCGAATATTCTCTCCGAGCGCATCTTGTTAATTGGTTGTGGTAAAGAGCGTGAGCTTGATGAACGCCAGTACAAGCAAGTGATCCAGAAGACCATCAATACCCTTAATGACACCGGTTCAATGGAGGCAGTCTGCTTCCTGACTGAACTGCATGTTAAAGGCCGCAATACTTATTGGAAGGTGCGTCAGGCGGTAGAAACAGCCAAAGAAACGCTTTACACCTTCGATCAACTTAAAAGTAATAAAACCGAGCCTCGCCGCCCGTTGCGTAAAATGGTGTTCAATGTGCCAACCCGCCGCGAATTGACCAGCGGTGAGCGCGCAATACAGCACGGTCTGGCTGTGGCATCTGGTATCAAAGCCGCTAAAGACTTGGGCAATATGCCACCCAACATCTGTAACGCCGCGTATCTGGCGTCTCAGGCGCGCCAACTGGCCGATGCGTTTAGCACCAATATCATTACTCGCGTCATTGGTGAGCAGCAGATGAAAGAGCTGGGAATGCACTCTTATCTGGCTGTTGGCCATGGTTCGCAGAATGAATCATTAATGTCGGTGATAGAATATAAGGGTAATCCGAACCCTGACGCTAAGCCAATTGTGCTGGTAGGCAAGGGGCTGACCTTCGACTCTGGTGGTATTTCCATCAAACCGGCCGAAGGCATGGACGAGATGAAATACGACATGTGCGGTGCAGCAACCGTTTATGGCGTGATGCGGGTGGTGGCTGAGCTGCAATTGCCGTTGAACGTAATTGGTGTATTGGCGGGTTGTGAGAATATGCCGGGTGGCCGTGCTTATCGCCCTGGTGATATTCTAACCACCATGTCCGGCCAAACAGTCGAAGTGTTGAATACCGATGCTGAAGGCCGTTTGGTACTGTGCGATGCGCTGACCTACGTTGAGCGTTTTGATCCAGAACTGGTGATTGATATCGCTACACTGACCGGCGCGTGTGTGGTGGCATTAGGGCACCACATTACCGGTTTAATGTCGAATCATAATCCATTAGCTCATGAGCTGATTGGGGCGTCCGAACAAGCCGGTGACCGTGCATGGCGCTTGCCGCTGGGTGATGAATACGCCGAGCAACTGGACTCCAATTTTGCCGATATGGCAAATATTGGCGGCCGTGCTGGTGGAGCCATTACCGCAGGCTGCTTCTTGTCGCGCTTTACCCGTAAATATAGCTGGGCGCATCTGGATATCGCCGGCACTGCATGGCGTTCAGGCAAGAACAAAGGTGCAACAGGCCGTCCGGTCGCGTTGTTGTCTCAGTTCCTGCTAAATCGTGCAGGACTAAACGGCGACGATTAA
- a CDS encoding DNA polymerase III subunit chi (binds to single-strand binding (SSB) protein and acts as a bridge between the DnaX clamp loader complex and the SSB) — protein sequence MKNATFYLLEHDTPAGELRAHEALACEVAAVHWRAGKRVLIACESQEQAQRLDEALWQRAPDQFVPHNLAGEGPKYGAPVELAWPERRGNSPRDLLISLLPEFAGFATAFHEVVDFVPYEENLKQLARDRYKSYRSVGFHLTTATPPTN from the coding sequence ATGAAAAACGCCACCTTCTACCTGCTCGAACACGACACGCCCGCCGGTGAACTACGTGCTCATGAGGCGTTGGCCTGCGAAGTTGCAGCTGTCCATTGGCGGGCGGGCAAACGGGTGCTAATCGCCTGTGAAAGTCAGGAACAGGCTCAGCGGCTGGATGAAGCCCTGTGGCAACGAGCACCAGACCAATTTGTGCCACACAATCTGGCCGGTGAAGGGCCAAAATATGGCGCGCCAGTCGAACTTGCCTGGCCGGAACGGCGCGGTAATTCACCCCGCGACCTGCTTATCAGCCTGCTGCCAGAGTTCGCAGGTTTTGCCACCGCTTTCCATGAAGTGGTAGACTTCGTCCCTTACGAAGAAAATTTGAAACAGTTGGCGCGCGACCGATATAAGTCTTATCGCAGCGTCGGCTTCCACTTGACTACGGCAACGCCGCCAACTAATTGA